One genomic region from Trueperaceae bacterium encodes:
- a CDS encoding XRE family transcriptional regulator yields MTPGERMKQLRTRLGLTHRQAAERAGISHGSIQNLERRGLSGVSFETATRVAAAYGMTIANLQRINEGREPLPDYADKALQKLEVHPDWVAVPVYGSVAAGDANPQPKEGDVAYIPREHLSRRGAAIDNVVCYVVNGNCMLSPETMRADRSFAPGDYVAVDPTKTPEPGDTVVAWWDDREIMVLKRFGVEEGAIMLTPIAPGHPAITLPLDASTHIVGPVVWRGG; encoded by the coding sequence GTGACGCCCGGCGAGCGCATGAAGCAACTACGCACACGTCTTGGCCTTACCCACAGGCAAGCCGCAGAACGCGCCGGTATATCCCACGGCAGCATCCAAAACCTCGAGCGGCGCGGGCTAAGCGGAGTGTCGTTCGAGACCGCCACGCGCGTCGCCGCTGCGTACGGCATGACGATTGCAAACCTTCAACGCATCAACGAAGGGCGAGAACCACTGCCCGACTACGCCGACAAGGCCCTACAAAAGCTTGAGGTTCACCCTGACTGGGTTGCCGTTCCGGTGTATGGTTCGGTTGCAGCGGGAGACGCAAACCCACAACCGAAGGAAGGGGACGTTGCGTACATCCCGCGAGAACACTTGTCTCGCAGGGGGGCAGCAATCGATAACGTCGTTTGCTACGTCGTGAACGGAAACTGCATGCTAAGCCCGGAGACAATGCGGGCTGACCGTTCGTTTGCGCCAGGCGATTACGTGGCGGTTGATCCTACAAAAACGCCCGAGCCGGGCGACACGGTCGTGGCGTGGTGGGACGACCGAGAAATCATGGTTCTCAAGCGGTTTGGTGTTGAAGAAGGCGCCATCATGTTGACGCCGATTGCGCCGGGCCACCCCGCGATTACGCTGCCGCTCGACGCCTCGACGCACATTGTCGGCCCGGTCGTGTGGCGTGGCGGGTAA